The following proteins come from a genomic window of Blastococcus sp. HT6-30:
- a CDS encoding MarR family transcriptional regulator, which yields MGRTTLGTAALAHELRLAVMRFSRRLRNQRVDTSVTLTHLAALSTLQRHGPMSPGELASHERVQPPSMTRVVVALESAGLVTRTPHPTDGRQVIIDLTPAAEELLSAEARAREAWLAGRLQELTAEERAVLREAAEIMDKLASG from the coding sequence GTGGGCCGGACGACGCTCGGCACCGCCGCGCTCGCCCACGAGCTGCGGCTGGCGGTCATGCGCTTCTCGCGGCGGCTGCGCAACCAGCGGGTGGACACCTCGGTCACGCTCACCCACCTCGCGGCGCTGTCGACGTTGCAGCGGCACGGCCCCATGAGCCCGGGTGAGCTGGCGAGCCACGAGCGGGTCCAGCCGCCGTCGATGACCCGGGTCGTCGTCGCGCTGGAGAGCGCTGGGCTGGTCACCCGCACCCCGCACCCGACCGACGGGCGCCAGGTGATCATCGACCTGACCCCGGCCGCCGAGGAGTTGCTCTCGGCGGAGGCGCGGGCGCGGGAGGCGTGGCTGGCCGGCCGGCTCCAGGAGCTGACCGCCGAGGAGCGGGCGGTGCTGCGCGAGGCGGCCGAGATCATGGACAAGCTCGCCAGTGGGTGA
- a CDS encoding MFS transporter → MFRALRVRNFRRYASANLLSLTGTWMQRIGQDWLVLQLSDDSGVALGLITALQFGPSLLLSMYGGVLADRYPKRRLLLISQGLMGLLSLVLGTLVATGAVQLWHVFVLAGALGSVSAVDVPVRQAFVSEMVGPGLITNAVSLNSTIFNGARLVGPALAGLLIGAASGNTAPAFFLNAASFAFTIAALAGMRADELLPSPPVARGRGQLRAGLAYTWAHPDLLLAMGLAFVTGTFGFNYQVTIALMARETFDLGAQAFGLLSTCFAVGSLSGALLSTRRSVRPRQRFLIGSAVLFGVCTVVAGLMPTHVAFALLLVPTGAAALVFSVANNSFVQLGVEPQMRGRVMALYFMCFMGGTPVGAPLVGWVSEHLGAPWGLILGGGVCVVAGLGAAAVLARHRSVRVRLDRAPLRFRLQVGPQGPVVPPPQVRAAEERLAEKAPGQQSL, encoded by the coding sequence ATGTTCCGGGCCCTCCGGGTGCGGAACTTCCGCCGCTACGCCTCGGCCAACCTGCTCAGCCTCACCGGGACCTGGATGCAGCGCATCGGCCAGGACTGGCTGGTGCTGCAGCTGTCCGACGACAGCGGCGTCGCCCTCGGCCTGATCACCGCGCTGCAGTTCGGGCCGTCGCTGCTGTTGAGCATGTACGGCGGGGTCCTCGCCGACCGCTACCCCAAGCGCCGGCTGCTGCTGATCAGCCAGGGGCTCATGGGGCTGCTGTCGCTGGTGCTGGGGACGCTGGTGGCTACCGGCGCGGTCCAGCTGTGGCACGTGTTCGTGCTGGCCGGGGCCCTCGGCTCCGTCTCGGCCGTCGACGTGCCGGTGCGGCAGGCGTTCGTCTCGGAGATGGTCGGGCCGGGGCTGATCACCAACGCCGTCAGCCTCAACTCGACGATCTTCAACGGTGCCCGGCTGGTCGGGCCGGCGCTGGCCGGCCTGCTCATCGGAGCGGCGTCGGGGAACACCGCACCGGCCTTCTTCCTGAACGCGGCCAGCTTCGCCTTCACCATCGCCGCGCTGGCCGGCATGCGCGCCGACGAGCTGCTGCCCAGCCCTCCGGTCGCCCGGGGCCGGGGCCAGCTGCGCGCCGGGCTGGCCTACACCTGGGCCCATCCCGACCTGCTGCTCGCGATGGGCCTGGCGTTCGTGACCGGCACCTTCGGCTTCAACTACCAGGTCACCATCGCGCTGATGGCCCGCGAGACCTTCGACCTCGGTGCCCAGGCGTTCGGCCTGCTGTCCACCTGCTTCGCCGTCGGCTCGCTCAGCGGCGCCCTGCTGTCCACCCGGCGCAGCGTCCGCCCGCGGCAACGGTTCCTCATCGGCTCGGCGGTGCTGTTCGGCGTCTGCACCGTCGTCGCCGGGCTCATGCCCACCCACGTCGCCTTCGCGCTGCTCCTTGTGCCGACCGGTGCGGCGGCGCTGGTCTTCAGCGTGGCCAACAACAGTTTCGTCCAGCTCGGTGTCGAGCCGCAGATGCGCGGCCGGGTCATGGCGCTGTACTTCATGTGCTTCATGGGCGGCACGCCCGTCGGGGCGCCGCTGGTCGGCTGGGTCTCCGAGCACCTCGGCGCGCCGTGGGGCCTCATCCTCGGCGGGGGAGTGTGCGTCGTCGCCGGGCTCGGTGCGGCCGCGGTGCTGGCCCGCCATCGATCGGTGCGCGTGCGGCTGGACCGGGCGCCGCTGCGGTTCCGCCTGCAGGTCGGCCCGCAGGGCCCCGTCGTCCCGCCCCCGCAGGTGCGGGCCGCGGAGGAGAGGCTGGCCGAGAAGGCGCCGGGGCAGCAGTCGCTCTGA
- the thpR gene encoding RNA 2',3'-cyclic phosphodiesterase, whose protein sequence is MFVAVDPPGEARRHLDRALAPLRDAPGAPRWSRSERWHLTLLFLDRVPDAVVPALVSAAGPAIAATPPMTLRLAGAGRFGSLRRPQVAWAGVEGDVAPLVGLAGRLADAARGLGMPVENRPFRPHLTLGRWRPGRPADGSLTDRLAGYRGPGWPVTEVRLVESHLGATARYEALATWPCS, encoded by the coding sequence CTGTTCGTCGCCGTCGACCCGCCCGGGGAGGCCCGACGGCACCTCGACCGCGCGCTCGCCCCGCTGCGCGACGCCCCCGGTGCGCCCCGCTGGAGCCGTTCCGAGCGGTGGCACCTCACGCTGCTGTTCCTGGATCGCGTGCCGGACGCCGTGGTGCCGGCCCTGGTCTCCGCCGCCGGACCGGCGATCGCCGCCACCCCGCCGATGACGCTGCGGCTGGCCGGGGCAGGGCGGTTCGGCTCGCTGCGCCGTCCGCAGGTCGCCTGGGCCGGGGTCGAGGGCGACGTCGCCCCGCTGGTCGGGCTCGCCGGCCGGCTGGCCGACGCCGCGCGGGGTCTCGGCATGCCGGTGGAGAACCGCCCGTTCCGGCCGCACCTCACCCTCGGCCGGTGGCGGCCCGGCCGGCCCGCCGACGGCAGCCTGACCGACCGGCTGGCCGGCTACCGGGGGCCCGGGTGGCCGGTGACCGAGGTGCGGCTGGTCGAGAGCCACCTCGGCGCGACCGCCCGGTACGAGGCGCTCGCCACGTGGCCCTGCAGCTGA
- a CDS encoding aldo/keto reductase yields MDYTHLGRSGLSVSRLCLGTMNFGWRTEEGDSHATMDRALAEGVNFFDTANVYGVDAGKGRTEEVLGSWFARGEGRREKTVLATKVYGGMSDWPNDRFLSARNIVRACEGSLRRQERIEAHRPALEAYEALSGTWGTPRPTSAWPGCCTSPRSPRRSSGRAPDAGP; encoded by the coding sequence ATGGACTACACCCACCTCGGCCGCAGCGGCCTCTCGGTCTCCCGGCTGTGCCTGGGCACCATGAACTTCGGCTGGAGGACCGAGGAGGGCGACTCCCACGCGACCATGGACCGGGCCCTCGCCGAGGGCGTGAACTTCTTCGACACCGCCAACGTCTACGGCGTCGACGCCGGCAAGGGCCGCACCGAGGAGGTGCTCGGCAGCTGGTTCGCCCGCGGCGAGGGGCGCAGGGAGAAGACTGTGCTGGCCACCAAGGTCTACGGCGGGATGTCGGACTGGCCCAACGACAGGTTCCTCTCCGCCCGCAACATCGTCCGAGCCTGCGAGGGGTCGCTGCGCCGGCAGGAGCGGATCGAGGCCCACCGCCCCGCCCTGGAGGCCTACGAGGCGCTCTCCGGGACCTGGGGCACGCCCCGGCCGACGTCGGCCTGGCCTGGCTGCTGCACCAGCCCGCGGTCACCGCGCCGATCGTCGGGCCGGGCCCCTGACGCGGGGCCGTAG
- a CDS encoding thioesterase family protein has product MPQNDDRVLSDFDAATAVRRGEGGALVADLHPGWEVGGGILNGGYLLSVAGRAAVLESPHAHPVAMSASYLRAGAAGPAGLAVTPGPAGRTLAHSTVVLSDSKGPVVTVQATTATLGDGEVEYSTPMPQVPAPEQCLDMAANAHLAAVPMHLPGLTAHVQSRLDPATATWAMGQPSEEPVLRAWVRLADGRPADPLALLTFADVLPPTSFATGRMGWAPTVQLQVLVRALPAPGWCLVEARATEIADGWSDEDYRVWDSTGRLVAQSRQLARTARR; this is encoded by the coding sequence GTGCCGCAGAACGATGACCGGGTCCTCTCCGACTTCGACGCCGCCACCGCGGTGCGTCGGGGGGAGGGCGGCGCGCTGGTCGCCGACCTGCACCCCGGGTGGGAGGTCGGCGGCGGCATCCTCAACGGCGGCTACCTGCTGTCGGTGGCCGGCCGGGCGGCGGTGCTGGAGAGCCCGCACGCGCACCCGGTCGCGATGTCGGCGAGCTACCTGCGCGCGGGCGCAGCGGGCCCGGCCGGCCTCGCCGTGACCCCCGGCCCGGCCGGTCGCACGCTGGCCCACTCGACGGTCGTCCTCTCCGACAGCAAGGGTCCGGTCGTCACCGTGCAGGCCACCACGGCCACCCTGGGCGACGGCGAGGTCGAGTACTCGACGCCCATGCCGCAGGTGCCCGCCCCCGAGCAGTGCCTCGACATGGCCGCGAACGCCCACCTGGCCGCGGTGCCGATGCACCTGCCGGGCCTCACCGCGCACGTGCAGAGCCGGCTGGACCCGGCGACCGCCACGTGGGCGATGGGGCAGCCCTCGGAGGAGCCCGTGCTGCGGGCGTGGGTGCGGCTGGCCGACGGCCGCCCCGCCGATCCGCTGGCGCTGCTGACCTTCGCCGACGTCCTGCCGCCCACCAGCTTCGCGACCGGCCGGATGGGCTGGGCGCCGACGGTGCAGCTCCAGGTCCTCGTCCGTGCGCTGCCGGCACCGGGCTGGTGCCTGGTGGAGGCACGGGCCACCGAGATCGCCGACGGCTGGTCCGACGAGGACTACCGGGTCTGGGACTCCACCGGCCGGCTGGTGGCGCAGAGCCGCCAGCTGGCGCGCACCGCCCGTCGGTGA
- a CDS encoding ATP-binding cassette domain-containing protein: MRENARYFAALHGRDAAAADTAIADVGLAGAARQLVGDLSGGQRGHASLACALVGDPEVLVLDEPTVGLDPVLRAELWARFHALAAGGTTLIVSSHVMDEAGRCDRLLLLHDGELLADSTPAQLRADGGSQDLEAAFLAVVRARTEVAA, encoded by the coding sequence GTGCGGGAGAACGCCCGCTACTTCGCCGCGCTCCACGGGCGGGATGCGGCCGCAGCCGACACCGCCATCGCCGACGTGGGCCTGGCCGGTGCGGCGCGACAGCTGGTGGGCGACCTCTCCGGCGGCCAGCGCGGGCACGCGTCTCTGGCCTGCGCCCTGGTCGGCGATCCCGAGGTGCTGGTGCTCGACGAGCCGACCGTCGGGCTCGACCCCGTCCTGCGGGCCGAGTTGTGGGCCCGGTTCCACGCCCTGGCGGCGGGGGGCACGACCCTCATCGTGTCCAGCCACGTCATGGACGAGGCGGGCCGGTGCGACCGGCTGCTCCTGCTGCACGACGGGGAGCTGCTCGCCGACTCCACGCCCGCGCAGCTGCGGGCCGACGGCGGCTCCCAGGACCTCGAGGCGGCGTTCCTCGCCGTCGTCCGCGCCCGGACGGAGGTCGCGGCGTGA
- a CDS encoding RNA methyltransferase has translation MPAPVVITDPRDERVADFRDLKAGDRPAGTPRGTGPVIVEGVPAVQRLLASPYRVRAVFGVPGRVAALGLPDDVPAYEADKWVLSEVIGFRLTRGVVASADRRPADDLDVVLAGSEPAAPRRLAVLEALNDAENLGSIARSAVALGVDGLLLDPRCADPLYRRSVRVSMGHVLSLPFAVLPGWPAGIERLHQAGYLTVALTPAADAVDLADVDPRAHPRTAVLLGAEGPGLTPEAQQAARVRARIPMRTGVDSLGVAAAAAVAFAALR, from the coding sequence GTGCCCGCTCCCGTCGTCATCACCGATCCGCGCGACGAGCGGGTGGCCGACTTCCGCGACCTGAAGGCCGGTGACCGCCCGGCCGGCACCCCGCGCGGCACCGGGCCGGTGATCGTGGAGGGCGTTCCGGCGGTGCAGCGGCTGCTGGCCTCCCCGTACCGGGTGCGGGCGGTCTTCGGCGTGCCCGGGCGGGTGGCCGCGCTGGGCCTGCCCGACGACGTCCCGGCCTACGAGGCGGACAAGTGGGTGCTCTCGGAGGTCATCGGGTTCCGGCTCACCCGGGGCGTGGTCGCCTCCGCCGACCGCCGGCCCGCCGACGACCTCGACGTCGTGCTGGCCGGATCCGAGCCGGCGGCGCCGCGCCGGCTCGCCGTCCTCGAGGCGCTCAACGACGCCGAGAACCTCGGCTCGATCGCGCGCTCGGCGGTGGCGCTCGGCGTGGACGGGCTGCTGCTGGACCCGCGCTGCGCCGACCCGCTGTACCGCAGGTCGGTGCGGGTCTCGATGGGGCACGTGCTGTCACTCCCGTTCGCCGTGCTGCCCGGGTGGCCGGCCGGGATCGAGCGGCTGCACCAGGCCGGGTACCTGACGGTCGCGCTCACCCCGGCCGCCGACGCCGTCGACCTCGCCGACGTCGATCCGCGGGCGCACCCGCGCACCGCGGTGCTGCTCGGCGCCGAGGGGCCGGGGCTCACCCCGGAGGCGCAGCAGGCGGCGCGGGTGCGTGCCCGCATCCCGATGCGGACGGGGGTGGACTCCCTGGGCGTCGCCGCCGCGGCGGCGGTCGCCTTCGCCGCGCTGCGCTAG
- a CDS encoding general stress protein, producing the protein MGASVSMPLGGVQVGSYDSYERAQAAVDYLSDEKFAVENVTIIGTDLRMVETVTGRMTMGRAVAAGAAGGAWWGLFVGLLLGIFTPDGGSWVGSVLTGLLIGLAFGAAFGGMGYAATRGRRDFTSTSKITASRYDVMCHPAHAEEARALLARFSLRG; encoded by the coding sequence ATGGGTGCTTCGGTGTCGATGCCGCTGGGCGGCGTGCAGGTCGGGTCCTACGACAGCTACGAGCGGGCGCAGGCGGCGGTCGACTACCTGTCGGACGAGAAGTTCGCCGTGGAGAACGTGACGATCATCGGCACGGACCTGCGCATGGTGGAGACGGTCACCGGCCGCATGACCATGGGGCGGGCGGTGGCCGCCGGTGCGGCCGGCGGCGCCTGGTGGGGTCTGTTCGTCGGCCTGCTGCTGGGCATCTTCACGCCCGACGGAGGCAGCTGGGTCGGCTCGGTCCTCACCGGCCTGCTCATCGGTCTGGCGTTCGGTGCGGCCTTCGGCGGAATGGGGTACGCCGCCACCCGCGGCCGACGCGACTTCACCAGCACGAGCAAGATCACCGCGAGCCGCTACGACGTGATGTGCCACCCGGCGCACGCCGAGGAGGCCCGCGCCTTGCTCGCCCGATTCTCGCTGCGCGGCTAG
- the sepH gene encoding septation protein SepH, which yields MRTLRLVALSDDGKSLILSAEGPDSPDSGERFELPIDDRLRAAARGDARRLTQIDVDLGTELPPRVIQSRIRSGETPEQVAAATGARVERIMRFAHPVLQERERVAGQAREARVRLSEGAPGAVLQQFMVERLRLIDTDIDAVEWDAFRGDEGTWVVTAAWRAGAKSGTARWNYDLPSRTVTPADAATTDFAEGTRLVRVVPDVPSGGPAPITRSRPVAVVRAPEPVPPPPDPLPPAEGDAVVRDVHAPDGSPEDDEAMAALLDEVAEHDTVVLGRGGGAAPDDDEDPRARIPAWEDIVFGVRRNR from the coding sequence ATGCGCACGCTGCGCCTCGTGGCGCTCTCCGACGACGGGAAGAGTCTCATCCTCTCCGCGGAGGGCCCCGACTCCCCCGACAGCGGGGAGCGGTTCGAGCTCCCGATCGACGACCGCCTCCGTGCCGCCGCCCGCGGGGACGCCCGCCGGCTCACCCAGATCGACGTCGACCTGGGCACCGAGCTGCCGCCGCGGGTGATCCAGTCCCGCATCCGCTCCGGCGAGACGCCCGAGCAGGTCGCCGCCGCCACCGGCGCGCGGGTGGAGCGGATCATGCGCTTCGCCCACCCGGTGCTGCAGGAGCGCGAGCGCGTGGCCGGGCAGGCCCGCGAGGCCCGGGTCCGGCTCAGCGAGGGCGCTCCCGGCGCGGTCCTCCAGCAGTTCATGGTGGAGCGGCTGCGGCTGATCGACACCGACATCGACGCGGTGGAGTGGGACGCCTTCCGGGGCGACGAAGGCACCTGGGTGGTCACCGCCGCCTGGCGCGCCGGGGCGAAATCCGGCACCGCCCGGTGGAACTACGACCTGCCCTCCCGCACGGTCACCCCCGCCGACGCCGCGACGACCGACTTCGCCGAGGGCACCCGCTTGGTCCGGGTGGTTCCCGACGTGCCCTCCGGGGGGCCCGCACCGATCACCCGCAGCCGCCCGGTCGCGGTGGTCCGCGCCCCCGAGCCGGTTCCCCCCCCACCCGACCCCCTCCCACCGGCGGAGGGCGACGCGGTCGTGCGCGACGTCCACGCACCCGACGGCTCCCCCGAGGACGACGAGGCGATGGCCGCGCTCCTCGACGAGGTGGCCGAGCACGACACGGTGGTACTCGGCCGCGGCGGCGGTGCGGCCCCGGACGACGACGAAGACCCGCGCGCCCGCATCCCCGCGTGGGAGGACATCGTCTTCGGGGTCCGCCGCAACCGCTAG
- a CDS encoding circularly permuted type 2 ATP-grasp protein — protein sequence MNGELFAGYASARTDEAVDAAGRLRDGWAVPTATLEQLGTDGLTAAGRHLAAWREEHGVTVSTWVDGRQEVRPVPTDPVPRLVDAATWAALAAGVAQRHRALNAFLADVYRPAGRRRGDSDRAPEVVRAGVLPEWAVAHAPGRDPEAVARAWPGQARATVAAADLVRTSGDRWVVARDDLRVPSGIGYALADRASARAAVPELFAGLQPREPADAVALLAEALTAAAPPATARPPRIAVLTQGESAGAWFEHRVLAEALGVPLVRAGDLWPRGDGGLEAAVDGGRVPVDVLYRRFDDALLGVYPTGAGLPLDLALTEAVRAGRLGVANVPGNGVADDAAAYAWVPALIGFYLGEEPLLDSARTWVLADPAAEAAVRDRLHELEVESVAGYGGRDVVSGPACSGAELAALREEIAAAPHRFVAREPLEPSTSPTLVDGVLRPRPVDLRVFSVAGATTTALPLALTRVAAGDGPDLPGAPGDGTKDTWLLR from the coding sequence GTGAACGGGGAGCTCTTCGCCGGATACGCCAGCGCCCGCACCGACGAGGCCGTCGATGCGGCCGGTCGCCTGCGCGACGGGTGGGCCGTGCCCACCGCCACCCTGGAGCAGCTCGGCACCGACGGGCTGACCGCCGCCGGCCGGCACCTGGCGGCCTGGCGCGAGGAGCACGGCGTCACCGTCTCGACCTGGGTGGACGGCCGGCAGGAGGTGCGCCCGGTGCCCACCGACCCGGTGCCCCGGCTGGTCGACGCCGCCACGTGGGCCGCGCTGGCGGCGGGTGTGGCCCAGCGGCACCGGGCCCTCAACGCCTTCCTCGCCGACGTCTACCGCCCGGCCGGGCGGCGGCGGGGCGACAGCGACCGCGCCCCGGAAGTGGTGCGGGCCGGCGTGCTGCCCGAGTGGGCCGTGGCGCACGCACCCGGCCGAGACCCGGAGGCGGTGGCCCGTGCCTGGCCGGGCCAAGCCCGGGCAACGGTGGCGGCGGCCGACCTGGTGCGCACCAGCGGCGACCGCTGGGTGGTCGCGCGCGACGACCTGCGGGTGCCGTCGGGGATCGGATACGCGCTGGCCGACCGGGCGAGCGCGCGAGCGGCCGTGCCGGAGCTGTTCGCCGGTCTGCAGCCGAGGGAACCGGCCGATGCCGTCGCGCTGCTGGCCGAGGCGCTGACCGCCGCTGCGCCGCCGGCGACGGCCCGCCCGCCGCGGATCGCCGTGCTCACCCAGGGTGAGAGCGCCGGCGCCTGGTTCGAGCACCGGGTGCTGGCGGAGGCGCTGGGAGTGCCGCTGGTGCGGGCCGGTGACCTGTGGCCGCGCGGCGACGGGGGGCTGGAGGCCGCCGTGGACGGCGGCCGGGTGCCGGTCGACGTCCTCTACCGGCGGTTCGACGACGCGCTGCTCGGCGTCTACCCCACGGGAGCGGGCCTGCCGCTGGACCTCGCCCTCACCGAGGCCGTCCGGGCCGGCCGGCTCGGGGTCGCCAACGTGCCGGGGAACGGGGTGGCCGACGACGCGGCGGCTTACGCCTGGGTGCCGGCGCTGATCGGCTTCTACCTGGGGGAGGAGCCGCTGCTGGACTCGGCGCGGACGTGGGTGCTCGCCGACCCCGCCGCGGAGGCGGCCGTCCGGGACCGGCTGCACGAGCTGGAGGTGGAGTCGGTCGCCGGGTACGGCGGCCGGGACGTCGTCTCCGGCCCGGCCTGCTCGGGGGCCGAGCTGGCCGCGTTGCGCGAGGAGATCGCCGCGGCGCCGCACCGGTTCGTGGCCCGCGAGCCACTGGAGCCCTCGACGTCCCCGACGCTGGTCGACGGGGTGCTGCGGCCGCGGCCGGTGGACCTGCGGGTCTTCTCCGTGGCCGGTGCCACCACCACCGCGCTGCCCCTGGCCCTGACCCGGGTGGCCGCCGGGGACGGGCCGGACCTGCCGGGCGCCCCCGGCGACGGGACCAAGGACACCTGGCTGCTGCGCTGA
- a CDS encoding ATP-binding protein — protein sequence MAGIDWASTSIGPVDSWPASLWFAIRTVLVSRFPMLLTWGPDQLQFYNDAFAPVIGEKHPAIGDRIRDTLAETWHTVGPPIEHAMATMESSWIPKLLVLLTRSGYREETYFTVSHAPAFDDAGRVAGMHAVCTEVTGEVLAARRQRLLHHLSTVGNRLGDERDTVTAMCRALEDDGLDVPFAALYLSEPGEPVLRRVASIGCDSALLPETAAGDGEQLRSAVHGLRITGGPFGDPVSEAVVLPLTAAGEQEPVGLLLAGKSPNRALDAEYRSFFELVAGQFAGAVVNIRAFERERERAESLAELDRAKTTFFADVSHELRTPLTLLLGPINDVLDDAEPPLTDDVREQLTLALRNGQRLQRLVNDLLDFAGIEAGRATPVRVETDVAAFTAELAGIFRSAAERAGLRLTVDCPPLDRPAFVDPRMWEKIVVNLLANAVKYTFVGGIGVTLRGADDGFVLTVTDTGVGIVAEELPHLFERFHRVGGSAARTREGTGIGLALVQELAALHGGAVTVTSEPGRGSTFTVAFPSGHPDAAPAGPSAVPSEAARGEAASWEEETSRPAGTAPGTAGGADVLVVDDNADMRAYLTRLLGPHWTVRTTANGEEALTAVAERAPDLVLTDVMMPRIDGFELLRALRADPATRHIPVIMLTARAGQDASVEGLEAGADDYLAKPFRAAELIARVRVALERAAGRAVAPAGSPEPAPVRAPEPVPLPAPPAATPVGRPDPSPVPPAATSAGPHRAHWRLPSEPASIPVVRRGLRALLDEAGVDPDHAYDLLLAACEAASNAIEHAQHPIEPFVEVSAAVSSDLVEITIRDYGQWRERVPSMDRGRGSTLMSAFGDVTAVPSPSGTTVRIRSGLSAV from the coding sequence ATGGCCGGCATCGACTGGGCGAGCACGTCCATCGGCCCCGTGGACTCCTGGCCGGCCAGCCTGTGGTTCGCCATCAGGACCGTCCTGGTGTCCCGCTTCCCCATGCTGCTGACCTGGGGACCGGACCAGCTGCAGTTCTACAACGACGCCTTCGCCCCGGTCATCGGCGAGAAGCACCCGGCCATCGGTGACCGCATCCGGGACACCCTCGCCGAGACATGGCACACGGTGGGCCCGCCCATCGAGCACGCCATGGCGACGATGGAGTCCTCATGGATCCCGAAGCTGCTGGTGCTGCTGACCCGCTCCGGCTACCGCGAGGAGACCTACTTCACGGTGTCCCACGCACCCGCCTTCGACGACGCCGGTCGGGTGGCCGGCATGCACGCCGTCTGCACCGAGGTGACCGGTGAGGTGCTGGCCGCCCGGCGCCAGCGGCTGCTGCACCACCTGTCGACGGTCGGCAACCGGCTCGGTGACGAGCGGGACACGGTGACGGCCATGTGCCGGGCACTGGAGGACGACGGCCTGGACGTGCCCTTCGCGGCCCTCTACCTGTCAGAGCCCGGGGAACCGGTGCTCCGCCGCGTGGCATCGATCGGCTGCGACAGCGCACTCCTCCCGGAGACCGCGGCGGGCGACGGAGAGCAGCTCCGCTCGGCTGTGCACGGGCTCCGCATCACCGGCGGCCCCTTCGGTGACCCGGTCTCCGAGGCCGTCGTCCTCCCGCTCACGGCTGCGGGCGAGCAGGAGCCGGTGGGCCTGCTCCTGGCCGGGAAGAGCCCGAACCGGGCACTCGACGCCGAGTACCGTTCGTTCTTCGAGCTCGTGGCCGGCCAGTTCGCCGGTGCCGTGGTGAACATCCGCGCGTTCGAGCGTGAGCGTGAGCGGGCCGAGTCGCTGGCTGAGCTGGACCGCGCCAAGACCACCTTCTTCGCCGACGTCAGCCACGAGCTGCGCACGCCGCTCACCCTGCTGCTCGGGCCGATCAACGACGTCCTGGACGACGCCGAGCCGCCGCTGACCGACGACGTCCGCGAGCAGCTCACCCTTGCCTTGCGCAACGGGCAGCGGCTCCAGCGGCTGGTCAACGACCTGCTGGACTTCGCCGGCATCGAGGCCGGACGGGCGACGCCGGTCCGGGTGGAGACCGATGTCGCCGCCTTCACCGCGGAGCTCGCCGGCATCTTCCGGTCGGCCGCGGAGCGGGCCGGCCTGCGGCTCACCGTGGACTGCCCACCCCTGGACCGGCCGGCCTTCGTCGACCCGCGGATGTGGGAGAAGATCGTCGTCAACCTGCTGGCCAACGCGGTGAAGTACACCTTCGTCGGCGGCATCGGCGTGACCCTGCGCGGCGCGGACGACGGTTTCGTGCTGACCGTCACCGACACCGGCGTGGGCATCGTCGCCGAGGAGCTGCCCCACCTGTTCGAGCGGTTCCACCGCGTCGGGGGGTCCGCCGCACGCACCCGGGAGGGCACCGGCATCGGCCTGGCCCTGGTGCAGGAGCTGGCCGCGCTGCACGGAGGCGCCGTCACGGTCACCAGCGAGCCGGGGCGGGGCAGCACGTTCACCGTGGCGTTCCCGTCCGGGCACCCCGACGCCGCGCCGGCCGGCCCGTCCGCGGTTCCGTCCGAGGCCGCTCGCGGCGAGGCGGCCAGCTGGGAGGAGGAGACCTCGCGGCCCGCCGGCACGGCTCCGGGCACGGCCGGCGGCGCCGACGTGCTCGTCGTCGACGACAACGCCGACATGCGCGCCTACCTGACCCGGCTGCTGGGCCCGCACTGGACGGTGCGCACGACGGCGAACGGCGAGGAGGCGCTCACCGCGGTCGCCGAGCGCGCGCCGGACCTGGTGCTGACCGACGTGATGATGCCGCGCATCGACGGCTTCGAGCTGCTGCGCGCCCTGCGGGCGGACCCGGCCACCCGGCACATCCCGGTGATCATGCTCACCGCCCGGGCCGGGCAGGACGCCTCGGTCGAGGGGCTGGAAGCCGGCGCCGACGACTACCTGGCCAAGCCGTTCCGCGCCGCCGAGCTCATCGCCCGGGTGCGCGTGGCGCTCGAGCGGGCCGCCGGGCGCGCTGTGGCCCCCGCCGGCTCACCGGAGCCGGCACCCGTCCGGGCCCCGGAGCCGGTGCCGCTGCCCGCACCGCCGGCCGCCACCCCGGTCGGCCGTCCGGATCCGTCGCCCGTGCCACCGGCCGCCACCTCCGCCGGCCCCCACCGGGCGCACTGGCGGCTGCCGTCGGAACCGGCGTCGATCCCGGTCGTGCGGCGCGGGCTGCGCGCGCTGCTGGACGAGGCCGGGGTCGACCCCGACCACGCCTACGACCTGCTCCTCGCCGCGTGCGAGGCGGCCAGCAACGCGATCGAGCACGCCCAGCACCCGATCGAGCCGTTCGTCGAGGTGTCCGCCGCCGTCAGCAGCGACCTCGTCGAGATCACGATCCGCGACTACGGGCAGTGGCGGGAACGGGTGCCCAGCATGGACCGCGGTCGCGGCTCGACGCTGATGAGCGCCTTCGGCGACGTCACCGCCGTGCCCAGCCCCTCCGGCACGACGGTGCGGATCCGGTCGGGGCTCTCCGCCGTCTGA